The window CAGACGTTCTCGCACTGCCGACACCAGATACACCGCTCCTGGCTGAACTTGTGGACCCCGCGGAAGCGCGGGCTCACCTCCGGAGTGGTCTCCGGGTACTCGACGGTGAACGTCTCACCGTCCAGCGCGTGCTTCATCGTCGTTGCCATTGATTTGAGGACGCCGATCATAGTAGGTCACCTGCGGTTGTCGCAGTCGGGCGAAGCAGATCGCGCATCAGACGATCACCCCGACGATGACCGCCGTGAGGATCAGGTTGGCGAAGGCCAGCACGAGCAGGCCCTTCCACCCGATCGTGATCAGCTGGTCGATCCGGACGCGGGGCACCGCGGAACGGGCCCACTGCGTGAACATGAACACGCCCCAGATCTTGATCAGGAACCACACGATCCCGGGCAGGACGGGCCCGGCGGGGCCGCCCAGGAAGATGGTCGCCACGATGGCGCCGCCCAGGAAGATGTGGACGAACTCGCCGAGGTAGATCAGCACGAAGTACACCGACGAGTACTCGGTCTGGTACCCGGCGACGATCTCCGTCGGCGCCTCCGGGATGTCGAAGGGGTTGCGGCCCACTTCGGCGAGGTTCGCGATCATGAACAGGACGAACGCGAAGGGGTTCACGAAGGCGTACCACGCGGGGATCTCGAGCCCGGCGATCGAGACCAGCGTCTCCGCCTGGGCCTCAACGATCCCGCTCATCTGGAGCGTGCCCGCGAACAGCACGACGGACACGCCAGTCAGGATCAGCGGGATCTCGTAGGCGAGGTTCTGCGCGACCGCGCGCAGGCCGCCGAGGAACGAGTACTTGTTGTTCGAGGCGTAGCCGGCCATCACCAGGCCGAGCGAGGCGATCGACGCGACCGCGAACACGTAGGCCAGGCCGGCCTCGGGATCGGCGAGGTGGATGCCGTTCCCCATCGGGATGACGGCGAAGCCAAGCAGCGCCGAGGACGCGATCACCAGCGGCGCCAGGTCCCAGGCCGGGCGGTCGACGCCGTCCGGGACGATCAGTTCCTTCGAGATCAGTCGGACGGCGTCGGCCACGATGATCAGCAGGCCGGCGGGACCGTGTCGGTTGACGGCGATACGGTCGGTGAACGCGGCGGTGATCTTCCGCTTGGCCCACGGGCCGGCCAGCGCCGCGTTCAGCAGCATGATCGTGCCGATGACGGCCGCACCGACGATGCTCAGCACGGCGAGGACGCCGGGGTCCGAGGCGTCGAGGCCCAGCAGATCCGCCAGCGTCTCGGGAAGCGGCGCGGCCTGCATCAGCGATCCACCTCCCCGAGCACGATGTCCAGGCTACCGAGCGACGCGACCATGTCGGCCACGTACTCGCCCTCGGACATCGCCGGCAGCGTCTGCAGGTTCGAGAAGCAGGGGCTTCGGATCTTGAAGCGGGCGGGCTTGTCCGTGCCGTCCGCGCGGATGTAGATGCCGAGTTCGCCCTTCGCGCCCTCGACGGCGCGGTAGACCTCCGTGTCCGGGTCCGGACGGAGGGTGCGCGGGACGTTGGCCTGGATGTCGCGGTCCTCCTCGGGCCAGTCCTCCAGCAGGTCGACGCACTGCTCGATGATCTTCGCGGACTCCTCGACCTCGCGCATGCGGACGAGCAGGCGCGAGAAGTTGTCGCAGCCGTCCTCCGTGACGACGTCCCACTCCAGTTCGTCGTAGTAGCCGTAGGGGTCGTCCCGGCGGAGGTCGTAGTCGACGCCGGAGCCGCGAGCGACCGGTCCCGTCGCACCGTAGTCCTTGACCGCCTCGGGCGAGAGGACGCCGGTGTTGACCGTCCGCATCTGGAGGATCTCGTTGCCCGTGATGAGGTCGTGGTACTCGTTGAGCTTCTCCGGCAGGTCGTCGAGGAAGTCCCGGATCTTCTCGAAGAACTCCTCGCGGGGCTGGGGGACGTCCCAGGCGACCCCGCCCAGCCGGAAGTAGTTGAACATCAGCCGCTGGCCGGTCAGGTCCTCCAGAATCGACTGGACGACCTCGCGGTCACGGATGCCGTACTGGAAGATGGCGGTGAAGTCGCCGTAGACGTCCAGCGCGAACGTCGACACCGCGAGCATGTGGGCGGCGATCCGGGAGAGTTCGGCCCCCATCGTCCGGATGACCTGCGCGTAGTCGGGGACCTCGATGTCCGCGAGGTCCTCGGCCGCCCGAGCGTAGGCCCACTCGTTGAGCAGGCCCGCCGAGATGTAGTCCCACCGGTCGGGGTAGGGCATGATCTGGTGGCGGTAGGTGCCCTGCTGGCACATCTGCTCCTCGCAGCGGTGGAGGTAGCCGATGTCCGGTTCGACGTCGGCGACCTCTTCGCCGTCGAGCACCGTCTCCAGGTGGAGGACCCCGTGGGTCGCCGGGTGGTGCGGACCGACGTTGACGAACATCGTGTCCGGGTCGTCCGGGTCCTTGTGGTCCTCCTGGATCGGGTTGGCGTGCTCGCGCAGCGGGACGACCTGCGGCTGGTCCTGGTCGAAGTCGCGACGCAGCGGGTGGCCCTGCCAGGTCTCCGGCAGGAGGATCCGCCGCAGGTCGGGGTGGTCGTCGTACTCGATGCCCACCAGGTCGTAGGCCTCACGCTCGTGCCAGTCGGCCGTCTCGAAGACCGGCGCACCGCTCTCCGAGACCGGATCCTCCCTCGTCGTGGGGACGACCACCGACAGCTCCTGGGTGGGATCGTTGTACTTCTTGAGGTGGTAGATCGTCTCGAAGCGGTCCTCGTACTCCTGTGCGGTGACACAGGAGCAGTGGTCGAAGCCGGCCTGTTCCTTCAGCGTCGAGAGGACGTCCTGGACGTCGTCCGGCCGGATGACGAAGCCCTC of the Halomicrobium salinisoli genome contains:
- a CDS encoding complex I subunit 1/NuoH family protein: MQAAPLPETLADLLGLDASDPGVLAVLSIVGAAVIGTIMLLNAALAGPWAKRKITAAFTDRIAVNRHGPAGLLIIVADAVRLISKELIVPDGVDRPAWDLAPLVIASSALLGFAVIPMGNGIHLADPEAGLAYVFAVASIASLGLVMAGYASNNKYSFLGGLRAVAQNLAYEIPLILTGVSVVLFAGTLQMSGIVEAQAETLVSIAGLEIPAWYAFVNPFAFVLFMIANLAEVGRNPFDIPEAPTEIVAGYQTEYSSVYFVLIYLGEFVHIFLGGAIVATIFLGGPAGPVLPGIVWFLIKIWGVFMFTQWARSAVPRVRIDQLITIGWKGLLVLAFANLILTAVIVGVIV
- a CDS encoding NADH-quinone oxidoreductase subunit D; translated protein: MSLERTDAVGDVVGVTEDGLDYDRLEALLGEKVLDREEHLNAEGFVIRPDDVQDVLSTLKEQAGFDHCSCVTAQEYEDRFETIYHLKKYNDPTQELSVVVPTTREDPVSESGAPVFETADWHEREAYDLVGIEYDDHPDLRRILLPETWQGHPLRRDFDQDQPQVVPLREHANPIQEDHKDPDDPDTMFVNVGPHHPATHGVLHLETVLDGEEVADVEPDIGYLHRCEEQMCQQGTYRHQIMPYPDRWDYISAGLLNEWAYARAAEDLADIEVPDYAQVIRTMGAELSRIAAHMLAVSTFALDVYGDFTAIFQYGIRDREVVQSILEDLTGQRLMFNYFRLGGVAWDVPQPREEFFEKIRDFLDDLPEKLNEYHDLITGNEILQMRTVNTGVLSPEAVKDYGATGPVARGSGVDYDLRRDDPYGYYDELEWDVVTEDGCDNFSRLLVRMREVEESAKIIEQCVDLLEDWPEEDRDIQANVPRTLRPDPDTEVYRAVEGAKGELGIYIRADGTDKPARFKIRSPCFSNLQTLPAMSEGEYVADMVASLGSLDIVLGEVDR